The following coding sequences lie in one Rutidosis leptorrhynchoides isolate AG116_Rl617_1_P2 chromosome 6, CSIRO_AGI_Rlap_v1, whole genome shotgun sequence genomic window:
- the LOC139852330 gene encoding ATP-dependent helicase BRM-like isoform X2: MQSGGGHGRNMVAGPPSSTASPSSSSSPVSTPQLGFDPMQQQQHQQQQQQHQQQQQQRQLLRNPEGRDAILASYQSGNLQGVLGGGVTSGPTSIQMQGQNRNQGFDQHMMNPAQQAYAQYAFQNQQKSTLGMQSQHQMRMGAVGPSSMSKIKSEEGHPAVSDQSQSQNQKQFAMSMALGQLMQGNSNIRPMSAPQASQNMTMAAQLQAMQALALERNIDLSLPQNANLVQQLIPLMQSRMQKANENNIKNESSPRGNSSSDMSGPTKTHQTMPPLGSTPNPLVKHEPGQSQQLHPRQSNMHPMHSNMNQGSETMQMQVVRQQMNRNTQHPVAPSNNAGTGKGNPNFTKQQQHVLKAQILAFRRIKKGEKTLPNELLQAIAPPPLEAQTHQSSAPAGTVNAKSQSQSQPDSHTRQLESNDKDLKGATFTGGMNSVKREDHEDISATVNAQGTTSTQKEVPTVVPAKQEQEVEHGIQKSQHVSDGPIDKGKSVISEPVVVSENVQGKSPLQAANPPQPKDSAPKKYHGPLFDFPFFTRKHDAFGSSMMLNNNNNLTLAYDLKDIIAQEGVEVVNKRRNENINKINGLLAVNLERRRIKPDLVLRLQIEEKKLKLQDLQKRVREEVDQQQQDIMAMPDRPYRKFIRLCERQRMDLNRKVQAARRVIREKQLKVIFQWRKKLLESHWAIRDARTQRNRGVAKYHEKMLREFSKKKDDDSSYKRMEALKNNDVERYREILLEQQTSVPGEAAERYEVLSSFLSQTEDYLHKLGSKITAAKNQQEVAEAANAASFAARAQGLSEEEVRAAASCAGEEVMIRNRFSEMNAPQDSSSVSKYYTLAHAVNEKVIRQPSMLRCGTLRDYQLVGLQWMLSLYNNKLNGILADEMGLGKTVQVMALIAYLMEFKSNYGPHLIIVPNAVLVNWKSELHNWLPNVSCIYYVGNKDQRAKLFSQEVCALKFNVLVTTYEFIMFDRSKLSRVDWKYIIIDEAQRMKDRESVLARDLDKYRCQRRLLLTGTPLQNDLKELWSLLNLLLPEVFDNKKAFHDWFSKPFQKETAHNGEDDWLETEKKVIIIHRLHQILEPFMLRRRVEDVEGSLPPKISIILRCKMSAIQGAVYDWIKATGTIRVDPEDEKRKAQKSAMYQPKTYKPLNNKCMELRKTCNHPLLNYPYFNDLSKDFLVRSCGKLWILDRILIKLQSTGHRVLLFSTMTKLLDILEEYLQWRRLVYRRIDGTTSLEDRESAIVDFNSPDTDCFIFLLSIRAAGRGLNLQTADTVIIYDPDPNPKNEEQAVARAHRIGQTREVKVIYMEAVVDKISSHEREDNFRNDVTVDSDDDLAGKDRYIGSIESLIRNNIQQYKIDMADEVINAGRFDQRTTHEERRSTLETLLRDEERYQQTVHDVPSLQEVNRMIARSEEEVELFDQMDEEFDWAEEMTSYDQVPKWLRAGTREVNATVARLSKKTPKDMIIAENLENTITTDKRRGRYKDKKFPNYAELDDDIEEFSEATSEEGEDDETVDVIETPQTVKGESEDDIPVSANRYEYPRGPDAVKIQEPGSSGSSSDSRKPIPVATPSISSQKFGSLSALEGRPGSRSRKQHDDVEEGEVVFSGDSFMEHQQSGSGTHDHEEGEDEQVLQPKIKRKRSIRLRPKQEKPTTLLHGDTSQVPPFQADRKLKVKIEPKVKTERDPVEHKPLTGQTSPCLKTKKNPPSRKNSLKPNVNVVVRPTRANSTSTPDNAAGPSIGGAKMSEAVQRRCKTVLTKILRRIEKEGQQIIPLLTDLWKRTESHGTNLLDLRKVEIRVERFEYNTVPELIADVQAVLKGGMQYFEFSHEVRSEARKVHDLFFDILKIAFPVTDFREARSALTFSGSIASSASATVSSPRGAPLFVGKPSQPKRQKQILEVDTTPRAPSRGPTPTAHRETRLGSNSSIRESTNREDESEPLTHPGELVICKKKRKDREKSLVKSGGSRSGGSVSPTGVGREIRSPGQTRLSQSQQGWTNNSRSPKQGSGSGSGSGVGWANPVKRMRTDAGKRRPSQL, from the exons ATGCAATCCGGTGGTGGGCATGGGCGGAACATGGTGGCCGGACCACCGTCTTCCACCGCATCTCCGTCGTCTTCATCCTCCCCGGTTTCAACTCCACAATTGGGTTTTGATCCAATGCAACAGCAGCAAcaccaacagcagcagcagcaacaccagcagcagcaacagcaGAGACAG TTACTTCGAAACCCCGAAGGGAGAGACGCCATTTTAGCTTCCTATCAGTCTGGAAATCTTCAAGGAGTCTTGGGAGGAGGTGTAACTTCGGGTCCCACTTCTATTCAAATGCAGGGGCAAAATCGGAATCAGGGTTTTGATCAACACATGATGAACCCTGCTCAGCAAGCTTACGCTCAATACGCTTTTCAAAACCAACAAAAGTCAACTCTAGGAATGCAATCTCAACATCAAATGCGAATGGGAGCTGTGGGCCCTTCCTCGATGTCAAAGATTAAGTCTGAAGAAGGGCATCCGGCAGTTTCtgatcaaagtcaaagtcaaaatcAAAAACAGTTTGCTATGTCAATGGCGCTTGGACAGTTAATGCAGGGTAATAGTAACATTAGGCCTATGTCGGCCCCACAAGCTTCTCAAAACATGACAATGGCGGCTCAACTACAAGCAATGCAAGCGTTGGCTCTTGAGCGTAACATCGATTTATCGCTTCCACAAAATGCGAATTTGGTTCAACAATTAATACCACTCATGCAGTCTAGAATGCAAAAGGCAAATGAAAACAACATTAAGAACGAGAGTTCTCCGAGAGGGAACTCGTCAAGTGATATGTCGGGCCCCACTAAAACACACCAGACCATGCCTCCACTTGGGTCAACACCGAACCCTTTAGTGAAACATGAACCAGGTCAAAGTCAACAGCTTCATCCTAGGCAGTCAAACATGCATCCTATGCATTCAAACATGAACCAGGGTTCAGAGACGATGCAAATGCAGGTTGTTAGGCAACAAATGAATCGGAACACTCAGCATCCTGTAGCTCCGTCTAACAACGCAGGAACAGGGAAAGGAAATCCAAATTTTACGAAACAGCAACAGCATGTTCTTAAAGCACAGATACTAGCATTTAGACGTATAAAG AAAGGGGAGAAAACTCTACCAAATGAACTACTCCAAGCTATTGCCCCGCCACCCCTAGAAGCACAAACTCATCAGTCAAGTGCTCCTGCTGGAACAGTGAAtgctaaaagtcaaagtcaaagtcaacctgaCAGCCATACAAGACAGTTAGAATCCAATGACAAGGATCTTAAAGGTGCTACCTTTACGGGGGGAATGAACAGCGTAAAAAGAGAAGATCACGAGGATATCTCGGCGACAGTCAATGCACAAGGTACAACATCGACGCAGAAGGAAGTTCCAACCGTTGTTCCTGCTAAACAAGAACAAGAAGTTGAACATGGGATTCAGAAAAGTCAACATGTAAGTGACGGTCCAATTGATAAGGGTAAATCGGTCATTTCGGAACCTGTTGTGGTCTCTGAAAATGTTCAAGGTAAAAGTCCTTTGCAAGCGGCAAATCCGCCGCAACCGAAAGATTCTGCTCCCAAAAAGTACCACGGACCATTGTTTGACTTTCCGTTTTTTACCCGCAAACATGATGCGTTCGGGTCAAGCATGAtgctcaacaacaataacaatcttactCTTGCATACGATTTGAAAGATATCATTGCTCAGGAGGGCGTTGAAGTAGTTAACAAAAGAAGGAACGAAAATATCAACAAGATTAACGGTTTACTAGCTGTTAATTTGGAAAGAAGACGAATAAAACCCGATCTTGTTCTCCGACTACAAATCGAAGAAAAAAAGTTAAAACTTCAGGATTTACAAAAACGTGTTCGGGAAGAAgttgaccaacaacaacaagacATAATGGCAATGCCCGATAGACCTTATCGGAAATTTATCCGGTTATGTGAACGGCAACGAATGGATCTCAATAGGAAAGTACAGGCTGCACGAAGGGTAATTCGGGAAAAGCAACTGAAAGTTATATTCCAGTGGCGTAAGAAGCTTCTAGAATCTCATTGGGCAATACGGGATGCACGGACTCAAAGGAATAGAGGTGTTGCTAAATACCATGAGAAGATGTTGCGGGAATTTtcgaagaaaaaagatgatgatagtTCTTATAAAAGAATGgaggctttgaaaaataatgatGTGGAGAGATATAGAGAGATTTTGTTAGAGCAACAAACGAGTGTGCCTGGTGAGGCGGCTGAAAGATACGAGGTTTTATCGTCGTTTTTGTCGCAGACCGAAGATTATCTTCATAAACTTGGAAGTAAAATTACTGCTGCAAAGAACCAACAGGAAGTTGCGGAGGCTGCAAATGCTGCATCTTTTGCTGCAAGAGCTCAG GGTCTATCGGAAGAAGAAGTGAGAGCGGCAGCCTCTTGTGCTGGAGAAGAAGTTATGATAAGAAATCGGTTCTCTGAAATGAATGCACCCCAAGATAGCTCATCGGTTAGCAA GTACTATACTCTTGCACATGCTGTGAATGAAAAGGTCATAAGGCAACCTTCAATGTTAAGATGCGGAACTTTGCGGGATTATCAACTT GTTGGGTTACAATGGATGCTTTCGTTATACAACAATAAGTTGAATGGAATATTGGCCGATGAAATGGGTCTCGGTAAAACTGTACAG GTCATGGCATTAATTGCTTATCTAATGGAGTTCAAAAGCAATTATGGTCCACATCTTATCATTGTTCCCAATGCTGTTTTGGTGAATTGGAAG AGTGAGCTACATAATTGGTTGCCTAATGTATCCTGCATTTACTATGTCGGTAACAAGGACCAACGGGCAAAATTGTTTTCTCAG GAGGTTTGTGCATTGAAATTTAACGTGCTCGTTACAACCTATGAGTTCATTATGTTTGATCGTTCAAAACTCTCGAGAGTCGATTGGAAGTATATTATCATCGATGAAGCACAAAGAATGAAGGACAGAGAATCGGTTTTAGCTCGTGATCTTGACAAATACCGCTGCCAAAGACGTCTTCTTCTTACTGGGACCCCCTTGCAG aatgatcTGAAAGAACTTTGGTCATTATTGAACCTGCTACTTCCAGAAGTATTCGATAACAAGAAAGCGTTTCATGATTGGTTTTCAAAGCCGTTTCAAAAAGAAACGGCACATAATGGTGAAGATGATTGGCTCGAAACCGAGAAAAAAGTTATCATCATACACCGACTTCATCAGATCTTAGAGCCTTTCATGCTCAGACGTCGTGTTGAAGATGTCGAAGGTTCACTTCCTCCAAAG ATTTCGATCATTTTGCGGTGTAAAATGTCGGCTATTCAGGGTGCTGTATATGATTGGATCAAAGCTACTGGTACTATTCGAGTTGACCCGGAAGACGAGAAACGTAAAGCTCAAAAGAGTGCAATGTACCAACCGAAAACATATAAACCGTTAAATAACAAATGCATGGAGCTTCGAAAAACTTGCAACCATCCATTGCTCAACTACCCATATTTCAACGATTTATCTAAAGATTTCTTAGTTCGATCATGTGGGAAGTTATGGATTCTTGATAGAATTTTGATAAAGCTTCAAAGCACGGGCCATCGAGTACTCCTTTTCAGTACAATGACGAAACTTTTAGATATTTTAGAGGAATATCTACAATGGAGAAGACTTGTATACCGAAGAATCGACGGTACAACAAGTTTAGAAGATCGTGAATCGGCTATCGTCGATTTCAATAGTCCCGATACCGATTGCTTTATCTTCTTGCTTAGTATTCGTGCAGCGGGTCGAGGTCTAAATCTACAAACAGCTGACACGGTTATCATCTACGACCCTGACCCAAATCCGAAAAATGAAGAACAGGCGGTTGCGCGGGCCCACCGAATTGGGCAAACACGAGAGGTTAAAGTCATTTACATGGAAGCTGTGGTTGATAaaatttctagccatgaaagagagGATAACTTCAGGAATGATGTTACGGTTGATTCGGACGATGATCTTGCCGGGAAGGATCGATATATAGGATCTATCGAGAGCCTGATACGGAATAACATTCAACAATATAAGATTGATATGGCTGATGAAGTTATTAATGCCGGGCGATTTGATCAGAGAACGACTCATGAAGAGAGGCGTTCGACTTTGGAAACATTGTTACGTGATGAAGAAAG GTACCAACAAACGGTTCACGATGTCCCGTCACTACAAGAAGTAAACCGAATGATTGCTAGAAGTGAAGAAGAAGTTGAGCTTTTTGATCAAATGGATGAAGAATTCGATTGGGCCGAAGAGATGACATCATACGACCAGGTTCCTAAATGGCTACGTGCGGGTACCCGTGAAGTGAACGCTACTGTTGCGCGTTTATCTAAAAAAACGCCAAAAGATATGATAATAGCCGAAAACCTCGAAAACACTATAACCACTGACAAAAGAAGGGGAAGGTATAAAGATAAGAAATTTCCAAATTATGCTGAGTTGGATGACGATATCGAGGAGTTTTCAGAAGCTACATCTGAAGAAGGAGAAGATGATGAAACCGTTGATGTTATTGAAACACCGCAAACTGTTAAAGGTGAATCCGAAGATGATATTCCAGTTTCTGCTAATCGATATGAATATCCCCGTGGGCCCGATGCTGTCAAGATTCAAGAACCGGGCTCTTCGGGATCATCATCAGATAGTCGAAAACCGATTCCGGTTGCAACCCCGTCAATTTCTTCTCAGAAATTCGGTTCACTCTCTGCACTCGAGGGTAGGCCCGGTTCTCGTTCGAGAAAACAG CATGATGATGTAGAGGAAGGGGAAGTTGTGTTTTCTGGAGATTCGTTTATGGAACATCAGCAATCGGGTAGTGGGACCCATGATCATGAAGAGGGTGAAGATGAACAAGTTTTGCAACCTAAAATAAAGCGGAAACGTAGTATTCGTCTTCGACCAAAGCAAGAGAAGCCTACTACTCTTCTTCACGGTGATACTTCTCAGGTCCCGCCCTTTCAAGCTGACCGTAAACTGAAAGTAAAAATCGAACCGAAAGTGAAAACCGAACGTGACCCCGTAGAACACAAACCGTTGACTGGTCAAACAAGTCCTTGCCTCAAAACCAAGAAAAATCCACCTTCTCGGAAAAATTCGCTTAAGCCAAACGTTAATGTTGTCGTGAGACCAACAAGAGCAAATTCTACATCTACTCCTGATAATGCTGCGGGACCATCAATCGGCGGGGCCAAGATGTCTGAGGCCGTTCAGAGAAGG TGCAAAACTGTATTAACGAAGATTCTAAGGAGAATCGAAAAAGAAGGCCAGCAAATTATTCCATTGTTAACTGATCTATGGAAGAGAACCGAAAGTCACGGGACGAATCTTCTTGATCTACGCAAAGTTGAGATTCGCGTCGAACGATTCGAGTACAATACTGTACCAGAATTGATTGCTGATGTACAGGCTGTGTTAAAAGGTGGAATGCAATATTTTGAATTTTCACATGAG GTAAGATCCGAGGCAAGAAAAGTGCATGATCTGTTTTTCGATATATTAAAAATCGCATTTCCCGTTACCGATTTCCGAGAAGCCAGAAGTGCGCTCACTTTCTCGGGCTCCATAGCTTCATCAGCATCTGCGACAGTCTCGTCTCCTAGAGGTGCACCACTTTTCGTTGGTAAACCCAGTCAACCCAAGCGACAGAAACAGATACTCGAGGTTGATACGACTCCGAGGGCACCGTCTCGTGGGCCCACCCCGACTGCCCATAGAGAAACACGGTTGGGGAGTAATAGCAGTATCCGAGAGTCTACTAATCGGGAAGATGAATCGGAACCGTTGACTCACCCAGGTGAGCTCGTAATCTGCAAAAAGAAACGAAAAGACCGAGAAAAATCGTTGGTGAAGTCAGGTGGGAGCAGGTCCGGAGGCTCGGTATCGCCTACTGGTGTTGGTCGTGAAATCAGGAGTCCGGGTCAAACAAGATTGAGTCAAAGTCAACAAGGATGGACTAATAATAGTCGATCTCCTAAGCAAGGGAGTGGTAGTGGAAGCGGAAGTGGAGTTGGTTGGGCGAACCCTGTTAAGCGGATGAGAACAGACGCAGGGAAAAGGCGGCCAAGTCAACTTTAG